In Meleagris gallopavo isolate NT-WF06-2002-E0010 breed Aviagen turkey brand Nicholas breeding stock chromosome 5, Turkey_5.1, whole genome shotgun sequence, a single window of DNA contains:
- the SIRT3 gene encoding NAD-dependent protein deacetylase sirtuin-3, mitochondrial yields the protein MAGAGISTPSGIPDFRSPGSGLYSNLEQYSIPYPEAIFELAYFFINPKPFFTLAKELYPGNYRPNYAHYFLRLLHDKGLLLRVYTQNIDGLERVAGIPPDRLVEAHGTFATATCTVCRRKFPGEDFRGDVMADKVPHCRVCTGIVKPDIVFFGEELPQRFFLHLTDFPMADLLFVIGTSLEVEPFASLAGAVRNSVPRVLINRDLVGPFAWQQRYNDIAQLEDVVTGVKKLVELLDWNEEMQTLIQKEKEKLDAKDK from the exons ATGGCCGGTGCTGGGATTAGCACCCCCAGTGGGATCCCAGACTTCAG GTCCCCAGGGAGTGGCCTCTACAGTAACCTTGAGCAGTACAGCATCCCTTATCCCGAAGCCATCTTTGAATTGGCCTACTTCTTCATCAACCCCAAGCCATTTTTCACTTTGGCCAAGGAGCTCTATCCTGGCAATTATAGACCCAACTACGCCCACTATTTCCTGAGACTCCTGCATGACAAAGGGCTCCTTCTGCGTGTCTATACTCAGAATATTGATGGGCTAGAGCGAG TTGCTGGGATCCCTCCTGATAGACTGGTGGAAGCCCACGGCACCTTTGCTACTGCCACGTGCACAGTCTGTCGGAGGAAATTCCCAGGAGAGGACTTCAGG GGGGACGTTATGGCAGACAAGGTCCCTCACTGTCGCGTCTGCACTGGAATCGTCAAGCCTGACATCGTGTTCTTTGGTGAGGAGCTCCCGCAGCGCTTCTTCCTGCACTTGACAGACTTCCCCATGGCAGACCTGCTTTTTGTCATCGGAACGTCCCTGGAG GTGGAGCCCTTTGCCAGCCTGGCAGGAGCTGTTCGCAACTCCGTTCCCCGGGTCCTCATCAACCGAGATCTTGTAGGACCGTTTGCCTGGCAGCAACGTTACAATGACATAGCCCAGCTGGAGGATGTGGTCACTGGGGTCAAGAAGCTTGTGGAATTGCTGGACTGGAACGAAGAGATGCAAACactaattcagaaagaaaaagaaaag CTGGATGCAAAAGACAAATAG
- the LOC104910962 gene encoding glutamine-dependent NAD(+) synthetase → MVLAYLFAQLTLWTRGMPGGLLVLGSANVDESLRGYLTKYDCSSADINPIGGISKTDLKNFIQYCVENFQLTALRSIMAAPPTAELEPLVDGQVSQTDEADMGMTYAELSIYGKLRKIAKAGPYSMFCKLINLWKEICTPREVASKVKHFFRMYSVNRHKMTTLTPSYHAENYSPDDNRFDLRPFLYNTSWSWQFRCIDNQVSHLEKKEGISVAEDTD, encoded by the exons ATGGTCCTTGCTTACCTGTTTGCTCAGCTGACGCTTTGGACTCGTGGGATGCCAGGGGGGCTTCTGGTGCTAGGATCAGCCAATGTGGATGAAAG TCTTCGAGGTTACTTGACAAAGTATGATTGTTCAAGTGCTGATATCAATCCCATTGGTGGAATCAGTAAGACTGATTTGAAGAACTTCATACAGTACTGCGTTGAAAACTTCCAGCTCACAGCCCTCAGAAG CATCATGGCAGCTCCACCTACTGCAGAGCTAGAGCCCCTGGTGGATGGACAAGTGTCTCAAACTGATGAG GCAGATATGGGGATGACATATGCAGAGCTCTCAATCTATGGTAAATTAAGAAAGATTGCAAAGGCTGGACCATACAGTATGTTCTGTAAGCTGATTAATTTGTGGAAGGAAATTTGTACTCCGAGAGAG GTGGCATCAAAGGTTAAGCATTTCTTCAGGATGTATTCAGTGAATAGGCATAAAATGACCACCCTCACTCCTTCCTACCATGCTGAAAACTACAGCCCAGACGACAACCGATTTGACCTGAGGCCTTTCCTTTATAACACCTCCTGGTCCTGGCAGTTTAGGTGTATAGATAACCAG GTGTCCCAtctagaaaaaaaggaaggaatatCTGTAGCTGAAGATACGGATTGA
- the VPS51 gene encoding vacuolar protein sorting-associated protein 51 homolog has product MAEVEAAGTGTETVGSSESGNATGSGSGWRRPHGPLQRYYGPSAAEAAEAAPDPADINGPHFDPEVFLTKVRSECRLGELLSREATLGREIRALDSDMQTLLYENYNKFISATDTIRKMKVDFRRMEAEMDDLASNMAAISASSARVSAALQDRHRRGAQLAGVQALLRKLQSLVEVPGRLRRWAAPGADPARALHCYARARAVLRHYRHLPSFRAIEDESHSIMAELAQRLRARLRDDTLDPKELTECVEMLLQLEEPPEELCEEFLSQAGARLEAELAALEAELPPSDPSGTASTPPPASDILDFVDRGSSAFVSNLCLLAASYRSLFEGRPGAGDGRLEAFASTLTTRYFELLERRLALERGLGDTSLLVRALDRFHRRLRALLELLPAAGAEAGAALVARAARERVARYLRALQTFFLGCLGDVRQALAAPRPPGKDGPGLPDLLATLSSSVLGQLKAVLAYVQLFTARDVAFASLPYFKGEFCVEAVREGLVVAFVRWLCRTARGFADSPAERGAPAAPPALLLLLARLCLDYEATTISYILTLTDEQFPPEDTGPAVTPGPALCAEARGAAQRLLDHYVQVQGAAVAQMLRKSVETRDWLGTVEPRNVRAVMKRVVEDITAIDVQVGQLLEEGVRRAQSSDSSRRAFSVYSSSRAPGRYAPSYTPSAPMDTHLLSNIQKLFSERIDIFSPVEFNKVSVLTGIIKISLKTLLECVRLRTLGRFGLQQVQVDGHYLQLYLWRFAADERVVQGLLDEVAASAAHRCLDPVPMEHSVVELICERG; this is encoded by the exons ATGGCGGAGGTGGAGGCGGCGGGGACCGGGACCGAGACTGTAGGCAGCTCCGAGTCTGGGAACGCAACGGGGAGCGGGAGCGGGTGGCGGCGGCCCCACGGTCCGCTCCAGCGGTATTATGGACCGTCTGCGGCCGAAGCGGCAGAGGCAGCCCCGGACCCTGCTGACATCAACGGGCCCCACTTCGACCCGGAAGTTTTTCTCACCAAG GTGCGCAGTGAATGTCGCCTGGGGGAGTTGTTGTCCCGTGAAGCTACGCTGGGGCGGGAGATCCGTGCTCTCGACAGTGACATGCAAACGCTGCTCTACGAGAACTACAACAAGTTCATTTCTGCCACAG ATACTATCCGAAAGATGAAGGTTGACTTCCGGCGCATGGAGGCAGAGATGGATGACTTGGCCTCCAACATGGCAGCTATCAGCGCCTCCAGTGCTCGTGTCAGTGCTGCGCTGCAGGACCGGCACCGCCGCGGTGCTCAGCTGGCTG GGGTGCAGGCACTGCTGCGGAAGCTGCAATCCCTTGTGGAGGTGCCAGGGCGGCTGCGGCGGTGGGCAGCACCAGGAGCTGATCCTGCACGGGCCCTGCACTGCTACGCCCGTGCCCGTGCTGTGCTGCGCCACTACCGTCACCTGCCCTCCTTCCGTGCCATCGAGGATGAGAGCCACTCCATCATGGCTGAGCTGGCCCAGCGCCTCCGTGCACGCCTCCG gGATGACACCTTGGACCCGAAGGAACTCACTGAGTGTGtggagatgctgctgcagctggaggaacCACCCGAGGAGCTGTGCGAGGAGTTCCTGAGCCAGGCTGGTGCCCGCCTTGAGGCTGAGCTGGCGGCGCTGGAGGCTGAGCTGCCCCCATCTGACCCCTCTGGCACTGCTTCCACACCACCTCCTGCCTCCGACATCCTTGACTTTGTTGACCGCGGCAGCTCAGCCTTTGTGAGCAACCTGTGCCTCCTTGCGGCCTCGTACCGCAGCCTCTTTGAGGGGCGCCCCGGGGCCGGGGATGGCCGCCTGGAGGCCTTTGCCTCCACCCTCACCACCCGCTACTTCGAGCTCCTGGAGCGACGCCTGGCCCTGGAGCGAGGTCTGGGCGACACGTCACTGTTGGTGCGGGCGCTCGACCGTTTCCATCGCCGCCTCCGTGCTCTCCTTGAGCTGCTGCCCGCAGCCGGGGCCGAAGCAGGTGCTGCACTGGTGGCCCGAGCAGCGCGTGAACGGGTGGCCCGCTACCTGCGGGCACTGCAGACCTTCTTTCTGGGTTGCCTGGGTGATGTGCGCCAGGCGCTGGCTGCACCCCGACCTCCTGGCAAGGATGGTCCTGGACTGCCTGACCTCTTGGCCACACTCTCTTCCTCTGTTCTTGGTCAGCTCAAGGCTGTCCTGGCCTACGTGCAGCTCTTCACTGCCAGGGATGTTGCCTTTGCCAGCCTGCCCTACTTCAAG GGGGAATTCTGTGTCGAGGCGGTGCGTGAAGGGCTGGTTGTAGCCTTTGTGCGCTGGCTCTGCCGTACTGCTCGGGGCTTTGCTGACAGCCCAGCTGAGCGAGGTGCCCCTGCAgcacccccagcactgctgctgctccttgctcGTCTCTGCCTTGACTACGAAGCCACCACCATCAGCTACATCCTCACTCTTACTGATGAGCAGTTCCCTCCAGAG GACACGGGGCCAGCGGTGACGCCAGGGCCAGCGCTGTGTGCCGAGGCACGGGGAGCGGCGCAGCGGCTGCTCGACCACTATGTACAGGTCCAGGGTGCTGCGGTGGCACAGATGCTGCGGAAGAGCGTGGAGACACGGGACTGGTTGGGCACCGTCGAGCCTCGCAATGTCCGTGCTGTCATGAAGCGTGTGGTTGAGGACATCACTGCCATCGACGTCCAG GTGGGGCAGCTCCTTGAGGAGGGAGTGCGGCGGGCGCAGAGCAGTGACTCGAGCCGACGTGCCTTCTCTGTGTACAGCAGCTCACGGGCACCGGGACGCTATGCCCCCAGCTACACTCCCAG TGCCCCCATGGACACCCACCTGCTCAGCAACATCCAGAAGCTCTTCTCCGAACGCATTGACATCTTCAGTCCTGTTGAGTTCAACAAG GTGTCAGTGCTGACAGGGATCATCAAGATCAGCCTGAAGACACTGCTGGAGTGCGTGCGGCTGCGAACTCTGGGGCgctttgggctgcagcaggTGCAGGTGGACGGCCACTACCTACAGCTCTACCTCTGGCGCTTTGCTGCTGACGAGCGTGTGGTGCAGGGGCTGCTGGATGAGGTGGCTGCCAGTGCTGCCCACCGCTGCCTTGACCCTGTCCCTATGGAGCACAGTGTCGTCGAGCTCATCTGTGAGCGTGGGTAG
- the BET1L gene encoding BET1-like protein translates to MADWGRGQNAVAMEDMLDVENKRMADSLASKVTRLKSLALDIDKDADEQNRYLDGMDSDFMSVTGLLTGSVKRFTTMTRSGRENRKLLCFVSIGLVVVFFIFYYLVSKVGT, encoded by the exons ATGGCGGACTGGGGGCGAG gaCAGAATGCGGTTGCCATGGAGGATATGCTGGACGTGGAAAACAAGCGCATGGCAGACAGTCTGGCCAGCAAAGTCACCAGGCTGAAGTCG CTGGCTCTGGATATTGATAAAGATGCTGATGAACAAAACCGATACCTGGATGGCATG gATTCAGATTTTATGAGTGTGACTGGCTTGCTGACTGGCAGTGTGAAGCGTTTCACCACCATGACACGGTCCGGGAGGGAGAACCGCAAGTTactctgctttgtttctatAGGActggttgttgttttcttcatcttctaCTATCTTGTGTCCAAAGTGGGGACTTGA
- the LOC100550588 gene encoding LOW QUALITY PROTEIN: 7-dehydrocholesterol reductase-like (The sequence of the model RefSeq protein was modified relative to this genomic sequence to represent the inferred CDS: deleted 2 bases in 2 codons): MAAHREKKSEERNNKSARNGAQAPQAQWGRAWEVDWFSLASILFLLAFAPLIVYYFIMSCDQYQCSLTDPLINLLMGNKHLSDIWNKTPSLTYTAAGIYAAWVAFQVILYAFVPDFCHKFIPGYVGGVQEGAVTPAGVVNKYEINGLQAWIITHILWFANAYYFHYFSPTIIFDNWIPLLWCANILGYVVSTFAMIKGYFFPTNAKDCKFTGNFFYDYMMGIEFNPRIGKWFDFKLFFNGRPGIVAWTLINLSYAAKQQELYGHVTNSMILVNVLQGIYVLDYFWNEAWYLKTIDICHDHFGWYLGWGDCVWLPNLYTLQGLYLVYHPVQLCTANAIGILALGLAGYYIFRMTNHQKDLFRRTNGNCKIWGKKPDYIECSYMSVDGTKYYSKLLTSGFWGWARHFNYTGDLMGSLAYCLTCGFEHILPYFYIVYMTILLTHRCIRDEHRCYSKYGKDWKRYTAAVPYRLIPGLF; the protein is encoded by the exons ATGGCAGCCCATCGGgagaaaaaatctgaagaaaggAATAACAAAAGTGCCCGAAATGGTGCTCAGGCTCCTCAGGCACAGTGGGGAAGAGCATG GGAGGTAGACTGGTTTTCGTTGGCAAGCATTCTTTTCCTACTCGCATTTGCACCCCTTATTGTGTATTACTTCATCATGTCCTGCGACCAATACCAGTGCTCTCTGACTGATCCACTCATCAACTTGCTCATGGGGAATAAACATCTGTCTGACATCTGGAACAAGACTCCTTCACTGACTTACACGGCTGCTGGCATCTATGCTGCTTGGGTTGCTTTCCAG GTGATTTTGTATGCGTTTGTTCCTGACTTCTGCCACAAGTTTATTCCCGGATATGTAGGAGGTGTACAAGAAGGTGCTGTCACTCCTGCTG GTGTAGTAAATAAGTATGAAATCAATGGACTCCAAGCTTGGATCATTACCCACATACTTTGGTTTGCAAACGCCTATTATTTCCACTACTTCTCACCTACCATCATCTTTGACAATTGGATTCCTCTCCTGTGGTGTGCCAATATCCTGGGATATGTAGTTTCCACATTTGCGATGATTAAAGGCTACTTCTTCCCTACTAATGCCAAGGATTG CAAATTCACTGGCAACTTCTTTTACGACTACATGATGGGGATTGAATTTAACCCTCGAATAGGGAAGTGGTTTGATTTCAAGCTGTTCTTCAATGGACGCCCTGGTATTGTAGCCTGGACTCTGATTAACCTTTCATATGCTGCTAAACAGCAGGAGCTGTATGGTCACGTAACcaactcaatgatccttgtcAATGTCCTTCAG GGTATTTATGTTTTGGACTATTTCTGGAATGAAGCCTGGTATTTGAAAACCATTGATATCTGCCACGATCACTTTGGATGGTAC TTGGGCTGGGGAGACTGCGTTTGGTTGCCT AACCTCTACACTCTGCAG GGCTTATATTTGGTTTACCaccctgtgcagctctgcacagctaATGCCATCGGGATCTTGGCGTTGGGCTTGGCTGGCTATTACATCTTCAGAATGACAAACCACCAGAAAGATCTCTTCCGCCGTACCAATGGCAACTGCAAGATATGGGGCAAGAAGCCCGACTACATTGAGTGCTCCTACATGTCTGTGGATGGGACCAAGTACTACAGCAAGCTGCTGACCTCGGGGTTCTGGGGGTGGGCACGCCATTTTAACTACACTGGAGATCTGATGGGCTCCCTGGCCTACTGTCTGACCTGTGGGTTTGAACACATCTTGCCTTACTTCTACATTGTTTATATGACTATTCTGCTAACTCACCGTTGCATTAGGGACGAACACCGTTGTTACAGCAAATACGGGAAAGACTGGAAACGCTACACTGCTGCAGTGCCCTACCGGCTCATACCAGGGCTGTTTTAA